A window of the Microcoleus sp. bin38.metabat.b11b12b14.051 genome harbors these coding sequences:
- the folP gene encoding dihydropteroate synthase, which translates to MTDRKLTIRNQTFVWGKRTYLMGVLNVTPDSFSDGGDFNTIESALAQAENMVKSGVDIIDIGGQSTRPGAAEICLAEELDRVIPVVQMLRQKADMFGSVPISVDTTRAQVAKAAVEAGADIVNDISGATFDWEMLSTVAQLQVPIILMHIRGTPQTMQKLTDYRDLIGEIREFLESRIAAAVAAGIDKSQIILDPGIGFAKTYNQNLEILRELPKFRGLDCPILVGVSRKSFIGQILNQREAKQRIWGTAAACTSAIANSADILRVHDVREMHDVCLVADAIFRNQS; encoded by the coding sequence ATGACCGATCGCAAATTAACTATTAGAAATCAAACTTTCGTGTGGGGAAAACGCACTTATTTAATGGGCGTTTTAAACGTAACCCCTGACAGTTTTAGCGACGGCGGCGATTTTAATACCATAGAATCGGCTTTAGCGCAAGCTGAAAATATGGTGAAATCCGGGGTAGATATTATTGATATTGGCGGTCAATCTACGCGGCCCGGTGCAGCGGAAATATGTTTAGCAGAGGAACTCGACCGCGTTATACCTGTCGTACAAATGCTGAGACAAAAAGCCGATATGTTTGGCTCAGTTCCGATTTCTGTGGATACTACCAGAGCACAGGTTGCTAAAGCTGCGGTTGAGGCTGGAGCTGATATTGTCAACGATATTTCCGGAGCAACTTTTGACTGGGAAATGCTGTCAACCGTTGCTCAGTTGCAAGTTCCGATAATTTTGATGCACATTCGGGGAACTCCCCAGACGATGCAAAAACTTACAGATTATCGGGATTTAATTGGAGAAATTAGGGAATTTTTGGAGAGTCGAATTGCAGCGGCAGTTGCTGCGGGGATTGACAAATCTCAGATAATTCTTGACCCCGGTATTGGCTTTGCCAAGACTTACAATCAAAATTTAGAAATTCTGCGGGAGTTGCCCAAATTCCGGGGTTTAGACTGTCCGATTTTAGTCGGAGTATCGCGCAAAAGCTTCATCGGTCAGATTTTGAATCAGCGGGAAGCTAAACAAAGAATCTGGGGGACAGCGGCGGCTTGTACAAGTGCGATCGCAAATTCGGCAGATATTTTACGAGTTCACGATGTCAGAGAAATGCACGATGTTTGTCTGGTTGCCGACGCTATCTTCAGAAATCAATCTTGA
- a CDS encoding stomatin-like protein — MGQSILTMLFALILGYAVNSSVKIVSGGDEALVERLGQYKRTLKPGFHFISPLVEKVVCVDTSRERVLDIKPQSAITGDNVALEVDAVVYWRVVNLQKAYYGIDQIENAIANLVLTTFRAEIGRLPMQDILGSRDDMNKKLLKKLDEATETWGVKVIRVEIQSITPPKRVQEAMELERATKSEWQAMVNKAIGTKEYMRLLVEALDSHPNSKQVLNYLVTEKYLDAQQKLGESDNAKILFMDPRNMTEALNELMGSMPDIPGNAHGGERELKLIDQSTAQD; from the coding sequence ATGGGGCAGTCTATTCTCACCATGCTGTTTGCGCTCATCCTCGGCTACGCTGTTAACTCAAGCGTGAAAATAGTCAGCGGTGGCGACGAAGCTTTAGTCGAACGTTTGGGTCAATACAAGCGCACCCTCAAGCCGGGATTCCACTTTATCAGTCCCCTGGTCGAAAAAGTCGTCTGCGTGGACACAAGTCGCGAACGAGTTTTAGACATTAAACCTCAGTCAGCAATCACGGGCGATAATGTGGCCCTAGAAGTCGATGCCGTTGTGTATTGGCGGGTTGTGAATTTGCAGAAAGCTTATTATGGCATCGATCAAATTGAAAATGCGATCGCCAACTTAGTTTTAACGACGTTTCGCGCTGAAATTGGTCGGTTGCCCATGCAAGACATCTTGGGCTCCCGAGATGACATGAATAAAAAGTTACTCAAGAAGTTGGACGAAGCTACCGAAACTTGGGGAGTTAAAGTGATTCGCGTAGAAATTCAAAGCATTACACCTCCGAAAAGGGTGCAAGAAGCTATGGAATTGGAGCGGGCTACTAAGAGCGAATGGCAAGCAATGGTTAACAAAGCCATTGGCACTAAGGAGTACATGAGGCTCTTAGTTGAAGCTTTAGACTCCCATCCAAACAGCAAGCAAGTTTTGAATTACTTAGTAACCGAAAAATACTTAGACGCTCAACAAAAATTAGGCGAAAGCGACAACGCCAAAATTCTGTTTATGGACCCGAGAAACATGACAGAAGCCCTCAACGAGTTGATGGGTTCTATGCCAGATATCCCGGGGAACGCTCACGGGGGAGAGCGAGAACTCAAACTAATCGATCAATCTACCGCTCAAGATTGA
- a CDS encoding tetratricopeptide repeat protein produces the protein MKNDREFRLFKPFTWMGPSIVAAGIWYVAVVQPAQAASSTVQNSPNLQSQNSQPPRRGPAVPEVISYEMKGDDLRICKQQGNSEKKCEVVGKGYTVGLRTANDLYAQGNLVNAEALYRQLIARYPKQGDIYYKLGTLLSGQGKMSDAIVQFQKAIEVNPKHAKAHNDLGVAMASQGKLPEAIVLWRQAVKINSQYPDALNNLGVGLYQQGTKENQAEAVDSLKKAKELFLKQGRTQAATRVDRILEEINSQSSGS, from the coding sequence ATGAAAAACGATCGAGAGTTTCGCCTTTTCAAACCTTTTACCTGGATGGGCCCAAGCATTGTGGCGGCGGGAATATGGTATGTGGCTGTTGTCCAACCCGCACAAGCTGCATCGAGCACAGTGCAAAATTCGCCAAACTTGCAGTCGCAAAACTCGCAGCCACCGCGCCGAGGGCCCGCAGTGCCCGAAGTTATATCCTACGAGATGAAGGGAGACGATCTCAGGATTTGCAAGCAGCAAGGCAACTCCGAGAAAAAATGCGAAGTTGTAGGAAAAGGCTACACGGTGGGTTTGAGAACTGCTAACGACCTTTACGCCCAAGGAAATCTTGTCAATGCCGAAGCTTTGTACCGGCAATTAATCGCTCGCTATCCCAAACAAGGGGATATTTATTACAAGCTAGGAACTCTGCTCTCGGGGCAAGGTAAAATGAGCGATGCGATCGTCCAATTCCAAAAAGCAATTGAAGTCAACCCGAAACACGCCAAAGCTCACAACGATTTGGGCGTGGCGATGGCAAGTCAAGGAAAGTTGCCCGAAGCGATTGTGCTGTGGAGACAAGCTGTTAAAATTAATAGCCAATATCCCGATGCTTTAAATAATTTGGGAGTCGGTTTGTACCAGCAAGGAACCAAGGAAAACCAAGCAGAGGCAGTAGACAGCCTCAAAAAAGCGAAGGAGTTATTTCTCAAGCAGGGCAGAACTCAAGCGGCTACTAGAGTCGATCGAATTTTAGAAGAAATCAACTCCCAGTCGAGCGGCTCTTAA
- the aroB gene encoding 3-dehydroquinate synthase — protein MQSIIKVDLGPQSYNICVRSGGLDELGTLMGDLSLGKKVLLVSNQSIFRHYGERATAALESAGLEVSTCILPPGEQYKTLNSIQKIYNAALANRLERSSTMVALGGGVVGDMTGFAAATWLRGINVVQVPTSLLAMVDASIGGKTGVNHPSGKNLIGAFHQPRLVLIDPDVLKTLPAREFRSAMAEVIKYGVIWDAELFGKLENCKRLDQMRYVKADLLAQILSRSCQAKAEVVSKDEKESGLRAILNYGHTIGHAVESLTNYKVINHGEGVAIGMAASSRLAVELSMWDAECDRRQSALIEKAGLPAKLPAGVDVEEILNTLQLDKKVQDGKVRFVLPVRLGEAAVSDRVDGDVILRVLKEML, from the coding sequence ATGCAATCGATAATTAAAGTTGACTTGGGCCCACAATCTTACAATATTTGCGTGCGATCGGGCGGCTTAGATGAGCTCGGCACCCTGATGGGCGATCTAAGTTTGGGCAAAAAAGTTCTTTTGGTCTCAAATCAGTCGATTTTTCGGCACTACGGCGAAAGAGCCACCGCAGCCCTCGAATCGGCCGGCCTGGAAGTCAGTACCTGCATTTTACCACCGGGCGAACAATACAAAACTTTAAATTCGATCCAGAAGATTTACAATGCGGCTTTGGCTAACCGTTTGGAACGTTCCTCGACAATGGTGGCTTTGGGCGGCGGGGTGGTTGGCGATATGACGGGTTTTGCGGCTGCGACTTGGTTGCGCGGAATTAATGTGGTGCAGGTTCCGACTTCGCTGCTAGCGATGGTTGATGCTTCTATTGGCGGCAAAACGGGGGTAAATCATCCTTCGGGGAAGAATTTGATCGGGGCTTTTCATCAGCCGCGTTTGGTTTTGATTGACCCGGATGTTCTCAAAACTCTGCCGGCGCGCGAGTTTCGTTCGGCGATGGCGGAAGTCATCAAGTATGGGGTGATTTGGGATGCTGAATTGTTCGGGAAGTTGGAGAATTGCAAGCGTTTGGATCAAATGCGCTACGTGAAGGCGGATTTGTTGGCCCAAATTTTGAGCCGATCTTGTCAAGCTAAGGCTGAGGTGGTAAGCAAGGATGAGAAGGAGTCGGGTTTGCGGGCGATTTTGAATTACGGTCACACGATCGGTCATGCTGTAGAAAGTTTGACTAATTACAAGGTCATCAATCACGGCGAAGGTGTGGCAATTGGGATGGCTGCTTCTAGCCGCTTGGCTGTGGAGCTCTCAATGTGGGATGCTGAGTGCGATCGCCGCCAGTCTGCTTTAATTGAAAAAGCGGGTTTGCCTGCTAAGTTGCCCGCAGGTGTCGATGTTGAGGAAATCTTGAATACTTTGCAACTTGATAAGAAGGTGCAGGATGGCAAGGTGCGCTTTGTGCTGCCGGTGCGTTTGGGCGAAGCTGCTGTGAGCGATCGCGTGGACGGAGATGTGATTTTACGAGTTTTGAAGGAAATGCTTTAA
- a CDS encoding cytochrome b6-f complex subunit PetL: MTLTGTIAYFGIFGGMVGLATVLMFGLRAVKLI, translated from the coding sequence ATGACTCTTACGGGAACAATAGCTTATTTTGGAATTTTCGGCGGCATGGTCGGCTTGGCGACAGTGCTGATGTTTGGTTTACGGGCTGTCAAATTAATCTAA
- a CDS encoding chromophore lyase CpcT/CpeT, protein MSHSTDIVTLARWMAADFSNQAQAFENPPFFAHIRVCMRPLPVELLGGISLYLEQAYDIELHVPYRVRVLKLVPAGDRIDIENYAIENEAEFYGASRQPQRLPEIKTEQLTLLPGCTFFTHWTGNSFKGSVEPGKGCAVVRKGKKTYLDSEFEIDGNKFISHDRGRDPETDAHVWGAQAGPFEFTRRASFADEIQV, encoded by the coding sequence ATGTCCCATTCCACCGATATTGTCACCCTCGCCCGCTGGATGGCGGCCGACTTCAGCAACCAAGCCCAAGCCTTTGAAAACCCGCCATTTTTTGCCCACATCCGCGTCTGCATGAGACCGTTACCTGTGGAACTTCTGGGCGGAATCAGCTTGTATTTAGAGCAAGCTTATGATATAGAACTGCACGTCCCGTACCGAGTCCGAGTTTTAAAATTAGTCCCAGCGGGCGATCGCATCGATATCGAAAATTATGCCATAGAAAACGAAGCAGAATTCTACGGCGCATCCCGCCAGCCCCAACGGCTGCCAGAAATCAAAACCGAACAACTCACACTCCTCCCAGGCTGCACCTTTTTTACGCACTGGACGGGTAACAGCTTCAAAGGGTCTGTCGAACCCGGAAAAGGCTGTGCCGTCGTCAGAAAAGGTAAAAAAACCTATCTAGACAGCGAATTTGAGATTGATGGTAACAAATTTATCAGTCACGATCGCGGGCGCGACCCAGAAACCGATGCCCACGTCTGGGGAGCTCAAGCCGGCCCCTTTGAATTCACCCGCAGGGCCAGTTTCGCCGACGAAATCCAGGTTTGA
- a CDS encoding NAD-dependent epimerase/dehydratase family protein — MKVLVIGGDGYCGWATALYLSNKGHEVGILDSFVRRHWDLELCSDTLTPIAPIQQRLQRWQDLTGKSIDLFVGDITNYDFLSKSMRKFAPEAIVHFGEQRSAPFSMIDREHAVLTQVNNVVGTLNLLYAIREDFPDCHLVKLGTMGEYGTPNIDIEEGYLTIEHNGRKDTLPYPKQPGSFYHLSKVHDSHNIHFACKIWGLRATDLNQGVVYGVLTEETGMDELLINRLDYDGVFGTALNRFCIQAAIGHPLTVYGTGGQTRTFLDIRDTVRCVELAIANPAAAGEFRVFNQFTEQFSVGDLASLVQKAGTAMGLKVEINHLENPRVEKEEHYFNAKNTSLLDLGLQPHYLSDSLLDSLLNFATKYQHRVDKNQILPKVSWR; from the coding sequence ATGAAAGTCCTGGTTATTGGTGGCGATGGCTATTGCGGTTGGGCAACCGCACTCTACCTTTCTAACAAAGGTCACGAAGTTGGCATCCTCGACAGCTTCGTGCGGCGGCACTGGGATCTGGAACTGTGCAGCGACACCCTCACTCCCATTGCACCGATTCAGCAACGACTCCAGCGATGGCAAGATTTAACGGGTAAGTCGATCGACTTGTTCGTCGGTGACATCACCAACTACGATTTTCTCAGCAAAAGCATGAGAAAATTTGCACCAGAGGCGATCGTCCATTTCGGCGAACAGCGTTCGGCACCCTTCTCGATGATCGATCGCGAACACGCAGTCCTTACCCAAGTCAATAACGTCGTCGGGACACTCAACCTGCTGTACGCCATCCGCGAAGACTTCCCCGACTGTCACCTAGTGAAACTCGGGACAATGGGCGAATACGGCACACCGAATATTGACATTGAAGAAGGCTATCTGACGATCGAACACAACGGCCGCAAAGATACACTACCCTATCCCAAACAACCGGGCAGTTTCTACCACCTGTCAAAAGTCCACGACTCCCACAACATCCATTTTGCTTGCAAAATCTGGGGTTTAAGGGCCACCGACTTAAATCAGGGCGTCGTCTACGGCGTACTCACAGAAGAAACCGGCATGGACGAACTGTTAATCAACCGTTTGGACTACGACGGAGTATTCGGTACAGCATTAAACAGATTTTGCATCCAAGCTGCGATCGGTCATCCCCTGACAGTTTACGGCACAGGCGGACAAACCCGCACCTTCCTTGACATTCGGGACACCGTGCGCTGCGTGGAATTAGCGATCGCCAACCCCGCCGCCGCCGGAGAATTCCGCGTCTTCAACCAATTCACCGAACAATTCAGCGTCGGCGACTTAGCCTCATTGGTGCAAAAAGCAGGCACGGCAATGGGATTAAAAGTAGAAATCAACCACCTGGAAAATCCCAGAGTCGAGAAAGAAGAACATTATTTCAATGCCAAAAATACGAGTTTGCTAGACCTCGGTTTGCAGCCGCATTATCTCTCAGATTCCCTGCTCGATTCCTTGTTGAATTTTGCTACAAAATATCAGCACCGCGTCGATAAAAATCAAATTTTGCCTAAGGTTTCTTGGCGTTAA
- a CDS encoding glycosyltransferase yields the protein MKIALFTETFWPKIDGIVTRLIHTVDHLQRSGEQVLIFSPDYGITEYKGARVYGVEGLPLPMYPELKMALPSPAIGQQLQQFKPDIIHVVNPAILGLGGIYYGKKFNIPILASYHTHLPKYLHHYGFGMLEPLLWELLKGAHNQAQLNLCTSTAMVEELRTHGIERVDLWQRGVDTEMFVPELASREMRSRLSENNPDSPLLLYVGRLGAEKEIESIKPVLAAIPGARLALVGDGPHRQTLEQYFAGTPTNFVGYLKGQELASAYASADAFIFPSRTETLGLVLLEAMAAGTPVVAARSGGIPDIVTDGVNGYLFDPNDEAGALTATLRLFANPEERETLRQNARSEAERWGWAAAASQLRRYYQSVVFAESMSSAA from the coding sequence ATGAAAATTGCTCTGTTCACTGAAACATTTTGGCCTAAAATAGACGGGATTGTGACGCGCCTGATTCACACTGTAGATCACTTGCAGCGATCGGGCGAACAAGTTCTGATTTTTTCTCCAGATTACGGAATTACAGAATACAAAGGTGCCCGAGTTTACGGTGTTGAGGGTTTACCTTTGCCGATGTACCCGGAATTGAAAATGGCACTGCCCAGTCCGGCGATCGGCCAACAATTACAGCAGTTTAAACCGGATATTATTCATGTTGTCAATCCCGCTATTTTGGGATTGGGCGGCATATATTACGGCAAAAAGTTCAATATTCCAATTTTGGCTTCTTACCACACGCATTTGCCGAAATACTTGCACCACTACGGTTTTGGAATGCTCGAACCTTTGCTGTGGGAATTGCTCAAAGGGGCGCACAATCAAGCCCAATTAAATCTGTGTACTTCTACAGCCATGGTGGAGGAGCTGAGAACTCACGGCATTGAGCGGGTAGACTTGTGGCAGCGGGGTGTAGATACGGAAATGTTTGTCCCCGAATTGGCGAGTCGAGAAATGCGATCGCGCCTTTCGGAAAATAACCCAGATAGCCCCTTATTGCTCTACGTCGGCCGCCTCGGTGCCGAAAAAGAAATTGAGTCGATCAAACCAGTCCTCGCCGCCATTCCCGGCGCCCGCCTCGCTCTTGTGGGAGACGGGCCGCACCGCCAAACCCTCGAACAATATTTCGCCGGCACTCCCACCAATTTTGTCGGCTACCTCAAGGGGCAAGAATTGGCTTCTGCTTACGCATCTGCTGATGCCTTCATTTTTCCCTCCCGCACCGAAACGCTAGGCTTAGTGCTCCTAGAAGCTATGGCTGCGGGGACGCCCGTAGTGGCGGCGCGCAGTGGCGGAATTCCCGATATTGTTACCGACGGCGTTAACGGCTATTTATTTGACCCAAACGACGAAGCCGGAGCTCTGACTGCCACCTTGCGCCTGTTTGCGAATCCCGAAGAACGGGAAACCCTGCGCCAAAATGCTCGCTCTGAAGCCGAACGTTGGGGGTGGGCTGCGGCCGCCTCGCAATTGCGGCGCTACTATCAATCGGTGGTTTTTGCCGAATCCATGTCTTCTGCTGCCTAA
- a CDS encoding GAF domain-containing protein has protein sequence MTFSNTGSVLATLTQVNFMGALTSRVKSLPVPELVCLLDFITAEFQQFIRAIDLINNEALETLLQQLLDAFTVKIGQILQADRTTIFLVDSSKNQLWHKTAHALTGEDIEVRLPMDAGILGYVATTGKSLNISQGREHEYFNSEVDEPPGYQIETILCMPIFSSKSQNEPVAVVRLLNKAGNVPFTEEDEQQFQTFADSIGIILESCQSFYVVARNQRGVAALLRATTTLGQSLDLETTLRSVMDQARDLMQADRSTLFLLNRETNELWTKVAKADDKTMVEIRIPANKGIAGYVASTGQPLNITDAYDDPRFDPSTDKKTGYRTRTVLCMPVHNAKGELIGVTQLINKNQGTFTASDEEFLRAFNSQAGMALQNSQLFQNVMVEKQYQKDMLQSLSDAVISTDLQGRIVTINEAALELLGCPVNQAKSKHNPEIWEAKLIDRYVWEVVPIENLQFRLEDSLHHAARHYVPEQSLTLGLLVEKMPGSPAAETKQEEEEESYILAVPDAADANFYYAWGENHAWTEEVALAELANSQSLFSLRNTGSYHPYCPLPIPASAIKVIERSLNLTVNPLINPEGGVRGGLVVLEDISREKRMKNTMYRYMTPGVVDKVMALGEGALMVGERKEVTILFSDIRGYTTLTENLGASEVVSLLNEYFETMVEAVFHYEGILDKFIGDALMAVFGAPLPLNPPESHGWMAVQSALDMRRRLKEFNDSRPGEDPFRFGIGISSGEVVSGNIGSQKRMDYTVIGDAVNLSSRLEQLTKEYGCDIILSEFTYSLCRDRIWVRELDKVRVKGKNQPVGIYELLQNSSEPMDGETVRFLELYSNGRNAYIAKNFEKAISCFQAAIAMRPGDRPVEVHLQRSLTYLEVPPPDDWDGVHTMTAK, from the coding sequence ATGACATTCTCCAATACTGGTAGCGTTCTGGCTACACTGACTCAAGTCAATTTTATGGGGGCATTGACCTCCCGTGTTAAGAGCCTGCCAGTTCCTGAATTAGTGTGCCTGCTCGACTTTATCACGGCTGAATTTCAGCAATTTATCCGGGCGATCGACCTGATTAACAATGAAGCACTCGAAACTCTTTTACAGCAACTGTTAGATGCCTTCACTGTCAAAATTGGTCAAATTCTACAAGCAGACCGGACAACAATTTTTTTGGTTGACTCCAGCAAAAATCAACTTTGGCACAAAACAGCCCACGCGCTCACGGGCGAAGATATAGAAGTTCGCTTACCGATGGATGCAGGCATTTTAGGCTACGTTGCAACTACTGGAAAATCGCTCAATATCTCCCAGGGTAGAGAACACGAGTATTTTAATTCCGAAGTAGACGAACCACCGGGCTACCAGATTGAGACCATCCTCTGTATGCCGATTTTTAGCAGCAAAAGCCAAAACGAACCCGTAGCGGTGGTGAGGCTGTTAAATAAAGCTGGCAATGTCCCCTTTACCGAGGAAGACGAACAACAGTTTCAGACTTTTGCCGATTCGATCGGGATTATCCTCGAAAGCTGTCAGTCTTTCTACGTCGTCGCCCGCAACCAGCGAGGGGTTGCCGCGCTGCTGAGAGCGACCACGACTTTGGGTCAAAGTCTTGACTTGGAAACAACTTTGCGCTCTGTCATGGATCAAGCTCGCGACTTGATGCAAGCCGATCGCAGCACGCTATTTTTATTAAATCGGGAAACCAACGAACTCTGGACAAAAGTCGCCAAGGCAGACGACAAAACGATGGTCGAAATCCGCATTCCTGCTAATAAGGGAATTGCCGGCTACGTCGCTTCGACTGGTCAACCCCTAAATATTACTGATGCTTACGACGATCCCCGCTTCGATCCCTCTACCGACAAAAAAACGGGATATCGCACTCGCACTGTCTTGTGTATGCCGGTGCATAACGCTAAAGGTGAGCTGATCGGGGTAACTCAGCTCATTAATAAGAATCAAGGCACTTTCACTGCTTCCGACGAAGAGTTTTTGCGAGCATTTAACTCCCAAGCGGGAATGGCGCTGCAAAATTCTCAACTGTTTCAAAACGTGATGGTGGAAAAGCAGTATCAAAAAGATATGCTGCAAAGTCTGTCAGATGCCGTGATTTCCACGGATTTGCAGGGGCGAATTGTCACAATTAACGAAGCGGCGCTGGAACTGTTGGGCTGTCCGGTAAATCAAGCCAAAAGCAAACACAATCCCGAGATTTGGGAAGCAAAATTGATCGATCGCTATGTTTGGGAAGTTGTGCCGATCGAAAATTTGCAATTTAGACTCGAAGACAGCCTCCACCATGCCGCCCGACATTACGTTCCCGAACAAAGTTTAACATTGGGACTGTTGGTGGAAAAAATGCCGGGTTCGCCAGCAGCAGAAACAAAACAAGAAGAAGAAGAAGAAAGTTATATTTTGGCCGTACCCGATGCCGCAGATGCGAATTTTTATTACGCTTGGGGCGAAAACCATGCCTGGACTGAAGAAGTAGCCTTGGCAGAATTAGCTAATTCTCAATCTCTATTTTCGCTGCGGAATACTGGCAGCTATCACCCTTATTGTCCGCTACCCATCCCCGCCTCTGCAATTAAAGTAATTGAACGCAGTTTGAATTTAACTGTCAACCCGCTGATCAATCCAGAAGGCGGCGTGCGCGGCGGCTTAGTCGTATTAGAAGACATCAGCCGCGAAAAGCGGATGAAAAATACCATGTACCGCTACATGACTCCCGGAGTCGTAGATAAAGTGATGGCCTTGGGCGAAGGCGCGCTGATGGTGGGCGAACGCAAAGAAGTTACTATTTTATTTTCAGATATTCGCGGCTATACCACCCTGACCGAAAATCTGGGGGCGTCGGAGGTGGTATCCCTGTTGAATGAGTATTTCGAGACGATGGTGGAAGCCGTTTTCCACTACGAAGGTATTTTAGACAAATTTATCGGCGATGCTTTAATGGCCGTCTTCGGCGCGCCGCTGCCGCTGAATCCTCCTGAAAGTCACGGTTGGATGGCGGTGCAGTCGGCTTTAGATATGCGGCGGCGCTTGAAAGAGTTTAATGACTCTCGCCCCGGAGAAGATCCGTTTCGCTTTGGCATTGGAATTAGTTCCGGAGAGGTGGTTTCGGGAAATATTGGTTCCCAAAAGCGGATGGATTACACGGTAATCGGCGATGCGGTGAATTTAAGTTCGCGGTTGGAACAGCTTACCAAAGAATATGGCTGCGATATTATTTTGAGCGAATTTACCTACAGTTTGTGCCGCGATCGCATTTGGGTGCGAGAGTTGGACAAAGTGCGAGTTAAGGGCAAAAACCAGCCGGTGGGCATTTATGAGTTGTTGCAAAATAGTTCCGAGCCCATGGACGGGGAAACAGTCAGGTTTTTGGAACTTTACAGCAACGGTCGGAATGCTTATATTGCTAAAAATTTCGAGAAAGCTATTAGTTGTTTTCAGGCGGCGATCGCGATGCGACCGGGCGATCGACCTGTAGAAGTTCACCTACAGCGCTCCCTTACCTATTTAGAAGTGCCTCCACCCGACGATTGGGACGGGGTGCATACTATGACTGCAAAGTAG
- a CDS encoding hybrid sensor histidine kinase/response regulator, producing MNYLSVPNATKADRILVVDDAPDNVLLVQTILEEEGYEISTAENGFSALSQIDKSTPDLVLLDVMMPGMDGYEVTQRMRQNKELPFIPILLITAHDSASVVQGLDMGADDFIRKPVEMDELLARVRSLLRLKHSVDERNSIALQREDFVSRLAHDLRTPLVAADRMLTLMQQGALGEISLPMRDAFGTMVRSNKNLIAMVNMLLEVYRYEAGRKSLSFAPVDLRQLIHEVAEELAPLADAKHLSINLDLTESAESAPIAKYPGDRLELHRLLTNLIGNAIKFTDSGSIDVRLKAANSPAYTSFKNQPLAWVIIEIQDTGAGISPTEQAKLFERFSSGTHKKSSTGLGLHLCRQIVEAHRGTIEAKSELGKGSLFTIRLPC from the coding sequence ATGAACTATTTATCTGTTCCGAATGCCACAAAAGCCGATCGCATTCTGGTTGTAGATGACGCACCAGATAATGTTTTGTTGGTGCAGACAATCCTCGAAGAGGAAGGTTACGAAATTAGCACGGCCGAGAACGGCTTTTCGGCCCTGAGCCAAATCGACAAATCAACCCCCGATTTGGTACTGCTAGACGTAATGATGCCGGGAATGGACGGTTATGAAGTCACCCAGCGAATGCGCCAAAATAAGGAATTGCCGTTTATCCCGATTTTGCTGATCACAGCTCACGACAGCGCCAGCGTCGTCCAAGGACTAGACATGGGAGCAGACGATTTCATCCGCAAACCCGTGGAAATGGACGAACTGCTGGCGAGGGTGCGATCGCTCCTGCGCCTAAAACACAGCGTAGACGAGCGCAACTCGATCGCCCTCCAGCGCGAAGATTTTGTCTCCCGACTCGCTCACGACTTGCGGACGCCCCTCGTAGCAGCCGATCGAATGCTAACTTTAATGCAGCAGGGAGCTTTGGGAGAAATCTCGCTCCCCATGCGCGACGCTTTCGGGACGATGGTTCGCAGCAACAAAAATTTGATCGCCATGGTAAATATGCTGCTGGAAGTCTACCGCTACGAAGCAGGCCGCAAATCCCTCAGTTTCGCTCCCGTTGACTTGCGCCAGCTCATTCACGAAGTAGCTGAAGAACTCGCTCCCCTAGCCGATGCTAAACATTTGTCCATAAATTTAGACTTGACAGAAAGCGCAGAAAGTGCTCCGATTGCCAAGTATCCGGGCGATCGTCTGGAGCTGCACCGCTTACTGACAAATTTAATCGGAAATGCGATCAAATTCACCGACAGCGGCTCTATAGATGTCCGCTTAAAAGCTGCCAATTCACCCGCTTATACCAGCTTCAAAAACCAACCGCTGGCATGGGTAATTATTGAAATCCAAGACACCGGCGCCGGCATTTCTCCCACAGAACAAGCCAAGTTATTTGAAAGGTTTAGCTCGGGAACTCACAAGAAATCCAGCACAGGTTTAGGACTGCACCTCTGCCGCCAAATAGTCGAAGCTCACCGCGGCACGATCGAGGCCAAATCCGAGTTGGGTAAAGGCAGTTTGTTTACTATTCGCTTGCCTTGTTAG